AACATTTCGGTGATACCCGTCATAAAACCGCAACGCCTACCGCCGCGCCGCAGGGCAGTTAGGGTGCCCGACACCAAGGGGAGCATTGCCGGGCCAACCGGACGATGTGGGAGAGAGAGGGACACATGATGAATGCCGCCGGCCTGTTCGACATCCAGGGTCAGAACGCCATCGTGACCGGCGCCGCCAACGGCATCGGCCGCGCGATGGCAGAGGTGCTGTTGGCAAACGGGGCCAATGTGACGCTTGTCGATCTGGATCGCAGCGTCCTTGCGCTGGCCCAGGCTCTGGACGGCAGTCCCGGACGCGCTCAAGGCGTGGTGGCGGATGTCGCGGATGCAGCACAACTGACGGAGGCCATGGCCCGGGCCTACGGCTGGCAGGGGCGGATGGACATCGTTTGCGCCAATGCCGGCAAGGGCGCCGGTGCCGGCCCCCTGAATCCGGCTGGCGCGTTGGCGGCCGTGTCACCGCAGGAATGGACGGGCATCGTGGAACTGAACCTGACCAGCGTGTTCAACACGATCCAGATGGCGGCCAGCTACATGCGGCCGCAGAAATCCGGCCGCATCATCGTGACCTCCTCCGTTGCCGGGCTGCGTGGTGAGACCATGGTCGGCTATGCCTATGCCGCGACCAAGGCGGCGACGGCGAACCTGGTCCGGCAAGCCGCGATCGAGCTGTCCCGGGACAATGTCCTGATCAATGCCATTGCGCCCGGTCCGATCCGAACGAATATCGGCAATGGCCGAATGCACGACGGGACGGTGGAGGAGGCCTTTGCCGGGCGGGTTCCCCTGGGCCGGATCGGCGAGCCGGAGGAAATCAAGGGGGTGACAATGCTGCTTGCCTCTGCGGCGTCCAGCTACATCACCGGCGCGGTCATACCCATTGACGGTGGTTGCAATGCCTGCGGCTGAACCCCGAATTCCAATAATAGCGAGCATGAGAGAACGTGGGAAAACTTGAAAATGCGATCGCCATCGTCACTGGCGGGGCACAGGGGATCGGTCCGGAAACAGCCGCACATCTGGCGGCCGAAGGCGCGCGCGTCGTCCTGGCGGATATCGCCCCCTGCGATGCCGCGGTCGAAACCATCCGCCGTGCCGGGGGACAGGTGACCGCTGTCCGGACCGATGTGACCTACCCTGCGCAGGTCGCCGCCATGGTGGATCATTGTTGCCGGACCTTCGGAGACCCCGACATCCTGATCAACAACGCAGCTCTTGCCAGTGCTCTGGATTTCAAGCCGATCGAAGCGATCTCGAGCGAGGAATGGACGCGGGTGTTCGACGTGAACGTGCGCGGCGTGTTCGAATGCACCAAGGCGGTCACGCCAATCATGCGCCGGGCAGGATACGGCAAGATCGTGAACATGGGGTCCGGCACGTTCCTGAAAGGTATGGCGGGATTGCCGCATTACGTCGCCTCCAAGGGGGCAGTCGTCGGCATGACCCGCTCCCTTGCGCGGGAATTGGGACCGCATGGCATCCGGGTGAACTGCGTATCGCCCGGGCTGGTGATGACCGAGCAGATGCGCGACCACGCCACCATGGGCACCGATGCGGTGATGTCTGCCCAGATCGACGGTCGGTCGATCCCGCGCGAACAGGTGCCCGAAGACCTGGCCGGTGCGATCCTGTTCCTGTGTTCGCGCAGCAGCGATTTCATCACCGGCCAGACCCTCGTTGTCGACGGCGGCTCTTTCTTGCATTGAACCGTGACCGCGCAGAACCCGGGAAGACAAACCAACATGACCCACAGAAGCGAAACAATCCTGGATGTCCGGGACGTGCATGTCGAATTCAGCGGTATCGTTGCCCTGGATGGCGTGTCGTTCGGAATTGCGCAGGATGAGATCCTCGGCCTTATCGGGCCCAATGGCGCGGGCAAGACCACGCTCTTCAATTGCCTCAGCCGGCTGTACCACCCGACGCAGGGCGATATCGTGCTGGACGGCAAGTCGATCCTGAACCGGCCGGCGCACCAGATTGCCAAGGTCGGCATCGGGCGCACGTTTCAGAATGTCGCGCTGTTTGCCGATCTGACCGTACGCGACAATATCAGCGTCGGAATGCACGCGCTGACGCGGGGCAACGTGATCAGCGATGCCCTGCGCCTGCCCACCTCCCGCCGGACCGAGGCGCAGATCCGGGCCGCGACGACCGAAATCGCGGAATTGCTGGAGATCGCCGACGTGCTGGATGTCACCGCCGCCAATCTGCCGTTCGGCACCCAGAAGCGGGTGGAACTGGCGCGGGCCCTGGCCGCGAAACCCCGGATCCTGCTGATGGATGAACCGGCGGGTGGGCTGAACCAGGAGGAAGTCTTCGTCCTGGGCGACCTGATGAAGCGCGTCCGCACCGAGTTCAGGACATCCATCCTGCTGGTCGAACACCACATGGGCCTGGTGATGTCGATCGCGGATCACGTGGTCGCGTTGAATTTCGGCAGGAAACTGGCCGAAGGCACGCCGGCAGAGATACAGGCCCATCCACGGGTCATCGAAGCGTACCTGGGGGGCGGGGACACATGAGCGCGTTTCTGGAAATCGAAAACCTGAATGCCTTCTACGGGCAGGTTCAGGCCCTGCACGGGCTGTCCCTGTCGATGGAACGAGGGACGATCACGACGTTGCTTGGTGCGAATGGCGCAGGCAAGACGACAACCCTGCGCGCGATCTGCAACATGATCCGCACCACCGGCACGATCAGCCTGGACGGTCAGCGGATATCGGGACGCAGCACCGAGCGCATTGTCGAGATGGGCGTGGCCCACGTGCCCCAGGGGCGCGGCACCTTCACCCCGCTGACAGTCGATGAAAACCTGCGACTGGGCGCCATGACCCGCAAGGACCATCGCGCCATCGAAGAGGACATCGACAAGATGTTCATCCGGTTCCCGATCCTCAAACGGCGTCGGTCGCAACAGGCCGGAACGCTGTCCGGCGGAGAGCAGCAGATGCTTGCGGTCGCCCGTGCCCTGATGTTGCGGCCCGGGCTCATGCTGCTGGACGAACCCTCCTTCGGGTTGGCGCCGCTGGTGGTGCAGGAATTGTTCGAGATCCTCGAACAGGTCAATCGCGATGACGGGGTCAGCATCCTGGTCGTCGAACAGAACGCGCAATTGGCGCTGAAGATCGCGACAAAGGCCTACGTGATCGCCAGCGGCGAGATCGCGATGTCGGGTCCGGCGGATGAAATCGCGCAGGATGACGAAGTGCGTAAATCCTATCTCGGCTATTAAGGGGGCGACGGAATGGAACTTCTTATCGGCCAGATCCTGTCCGGACTGGCAACCGGCGCCATCTATGCCTGCATCGCCCTGGCGTTGGTCATGATCTACAAGACCATCGACCATCTCAATATCGCGCAGGGCGAAATGGCGATGTTCTCGACCTTCTTCGCCTGGCAATTGATGGCCTGGGGCGTGCCGTACTGGCCCGCCTTCTTCCTGACGATCATCATGGCGTTCTGCGGCGGCGTGGCCATCGACCGGGTGCTGTTCCGGCCGCTTGCCAAGGCCCCGGTGTTGACCCACCTGGCCGGATTCGTGGCGTTGTTCATGATCCTCAACAGCGTGGCCGGCCTTGTCTGGGACTTCACGATCAAACCCTTCCCCTACCCTTTCGGCACCTCCCCCTTCCTCGGCAGCAGCCTGATTTCCACCCACCAGGCAGCGATGATCGGCATTTCCATGGTGCTGCTGTTCATCCTCTACCTCTTCTTCCAGTTCACGCGGGTCGGGCTGGCCATGCGGGCCGCCGCGACGCTGCCTGAATCCGCGCGGCTGGTCGGGATCAGAACCGGGCGGATGGTGTCCCTGGGCTGGGGCATGGCCAGTGCGATCGGCGCCGTCGCGGGAATGTTGATCGCACCCGTGGTCTTCCTGGAGCCGAACATGATGGCCGGGATCCTGCTCTACGGTTTTGCTGCGGCGGTTCTGGGCGGGCTGGGCAGCCCGGCAGGCGCGGTCGCCGGGGG
This genomic stretch from Pseudooceanicola aestuarii harbors:
- a CDS encoding SDR family NAD(P)-dependent oxidoreductase — its product is MMNAAGLFDIQGQNAIVTGAANGIGRAMAEVLLANGANVTLVDLDRSVLALAQALDGSPGRAQGVVADVADAAQLTEAMARAYGWQGRMDIVCANAGKGAGAGPLNPAGALAAVSPQEWTGIVELNLTSVFNTIQMAASYMRPQKSGRIIVTSSVAGLRGETMVGYAYAATKAATANLVRQAAIELSRDNVLINAIAPGPIRTNIGNGRMHDGTVEEAFAGRVPLGRIGEPEEIKGVTMLLASAASSYITGAVIPIDGGCNACG
- a CDS encoding SDR family NAD(P)-dependent oxidoreductase; protein product: MGKLENAIAIVTGGAQGIGPETAAHLAAEGARVVLADIAPCDAAVETIRRAGGQVTAVRTDVTYPAQVAAMVDHCCRTFGDPDILINNAALASALDFKPIEAISSEEWTRVFDVNVRGVFECTKAVTPIMRRAGYGKIVNMGSGTFLKGMAGLPHYVASKGAVVGMTRSLARELGPHGIRVNCVSPGLVMTEQMRDHATMGTDAVMSAQIDGRSIPREQVPEDLAGAILFLCSRSSDFITGQTLVVDGGSFLH
- a CDS encoding ABC transporter ATP-binding protein, translating into MTHRSETILDVRDVHVEFSGIVALDGVSFGIAQDEILGLIGPNGAGKTTLFNCLSRLYHPTQGDIVLDGKSILNRPAHQIAKVGIGRTFQNVALFADLTVRDNISVGMHALTRGNVISDALRLPTSRRTEAQIRAATTEIAELLEIADVLDVTAANLPFGTQKRVELARALAAKPRILLMDEPAGGLNQEEVFVLGDLMKRVRTEFRTSILLVEHHMGLVMSIADHVVALNFGRKLAEGTPAEIQAHPRVIEAYLGGGDT
- a CDS encoding ABC transporter ATP-binding protein, encoding MSAFLEIENLNAFYGQVQALHGLSLSMERGTITTLLGANGAGKTTTLRAICNMIRTTGTISLDGQRISGRSTERIVEMGVAHVPQGRGTFTPLTVDENLRLGAMTRKDHRAIEEDIDKMFIRFPILKRRRSQQAGTLSGGEQQMLAVARALMLRPGLMLLDEPSFGLAPLVVQELFEILEQVNRDDGVSILVVEQNAQLALKIATKAYVIASGEIAMSGPADEIAQDDEVRKSYLGY
- a CDS encoding branched-chain amino acid ABC transporter permease; translation: MELLIGQILSGLATGAIYACIALALVMIYKTIDHLNIAQGEMAMFSTFFAWQLMAWGVPYWPAFFLTIIMAFCGGVAIDRVLFRPLAKAPVLTHLAGFVALFMILNSVAGLVWDFTIKPFPYPFGTSPFLGSSLISTHQAAMIGISMVLLFILYLFFQFTRVGLAMRAAATLPESARLVGIRTGRMVSLGWGMASAIGAVAGMLIAPVVFLEPNMMAGILLYGFAAAVLGGLGSPAGAVAGGFLVGVFENLVGTYIPGVGHEIKLPLALAVITAVLSFKPNGLFGRKITQRV